The Sulfuriferula thiophila genome window below encodes:
- a CDS encoding heavy metal translocating P-type ATPase — MPNPWRNPQVVTSVTSGLLLLVGFIGGYVGLPLSIQTFLYLVAVVTGGYYFGREALENLVQEREIGIELLMATAAIIAGLMGQWMEAAMLVFLYSISEAAEGYTAERARNAIRALMDLAPKTALARRGSQELRIPVEQLQVGDLFIVLPGEALATDGEVVEGRSSVNQAPVTGESVPVEKVVGSKVFAATINGEGALTIRATKIFADNTLSRIIHLVEEAQASKGRSQRFIERFGKRYSPAVLAVGVLIAVLPPLFGLPWQEWLIRATVFIVAAAPCALVISIPITLVAAIGTAGRNGVLMKGGVHLENLAKVRVIAMDKTGTLTLGRPEVTDIVALNSYTEVQVLAGAAALESRSQHPLAQAILNRAKAAGIQPRPVEDFQSMTGSGARGYVGGEQLYIGNPKLFADLGLSLVTVLTQIEQLQNQGKTVVLLGTERELHGLLAITDPLRPEAVQAIAELKQAGIERVVMLTGDNPLTAAAIAQQVGVDEVHAGLSPEDKTRMVAELTARYGKVAMVGDGVNDAPALAAAYVGIAMGVAGTDVALETADVALMGDDLSRLPYLIRFSRRTSGIILQNLALSTVVISTLVVGAVSGYFTLPIAVLAHEISEFVVIASGLRMLRA, encoded by the coding sequence ATGCCGAACCCATGGCGCAATCCACAGGTAGTGACTTCGGTGACCTCTGGTCTACTGCTGCTGGTCGGCTTTATTGGTGGCTATGTTGGTCTGCCGTTATCAATTCAAACTTTCCTCTATCTGGTTGCGGTTGTTACCGGGGGCTATTATTTCGGCCGCGAAGCCTTGGAAAATCTTGTCCAGGAACGCGAGATCGGGATCGAGCTACTGATGGCGACCGCTGCGATTATTGCCGGGTTGATGGGGCAGTGGATGGAGGCTGCCATGCTGGTGTTTTTATATTCCATATCCGAAGCAGCGGAAGGTTATACCGCTGAACGCGCACGCAATGCGATTCGTGCCCTGATGGATCTCGCTCCCAAAACTGCGCTGGCGCGGCGCGGTAGTCAGGAATTACGCATTCCAGTTGAACAACTGCAAGTGGGAGATTTGTTTATTGTACTTCCCGGTGAGGCGCTTGCGACTGACGGAGAGGTGGTTGAAGGTCGCTCCAGCGTGAATCAGGCCCCGGTCACCGGTGAATCAGTGCCCGTAGAAAAAGTGGTTGGAAGTAAGGTGTTTGCAGCCACGATTAACGGCGAAGGCGCATTAACAATTCGCGCGACAAAGATTTTTGCTGATAATACGCTTTCGCGCATTATCCACCTCGTGGAAGAGGCTCAGGCCAGCAAAGGGCGGAGTCAGCGCTTCATTGAGCGCTTCGGAAAACGCTATAGCCCGGCTGTGCTTGCGGTAGGCGTACTGATTGCTGTATTGCCACCGTTATTCGGGTTGCCTTGGCAGGAGTGGCTGATTCGTGCCACCGTCTTCATCGTGGCCGCCGCGCCTTGTGCACTGGTGATTTCGATCCCGATCACGCTTGTGGCTGCCATCGGCACCGCAGGGCGCAACGGCGTTTTGATGAAGGGCGGCGTGCATCTGGAAAATCTCGCCAAGGTACGGGTGATTGCCATGGACAAGACGGGCACGTTAACGCTCGGACGACCGGAGGTCACAGATATTGTTGCACTCAACAGCTATACTGAAGTTCAAGTATTGGCGGGGGCGGCAGCACTGGAATCCCGTTCGCAGCATCCGTTGGCACAGGCAATCCTAAACCGTGCCAAGGCGGCAGGAATTCAGCCTCGCCCGGTTGAAGATTTTCAGTCAATGACCGGCTCAGGCGCACGGGGATATGTGGGCGGGGAACAGCTATATATTGGTAATCCTAAGCTGTTTGCCGATCTGGGGCTCTCGCTCGTTACCGTACTGACGCAGATAGAGCAATTGCAGAATCAGGGCAAGACAGTAGTGCTGCTCGGAACAGAAAGAGAGCTTCACGGCTTGCTTGCCATCACTGACCCGCTGCGGCCGGAAGCTGTGCAGGCCATCGCCGAACTGAAACAGGCGGGCATTGAAAGGGTGGTTATGCTGACCGGAGACAATCCACTTACAGCTGCAGCTATTGCTCAACAAGTGGGCGTGGACGAAGTGCACGCCGGACTTTCTCCTGAAGACAAAACTCGCATGGTGGCTGAACTCACGGCGCGCTATGGCAAGGTTGCAATGGTAGGTGATGGTGTGAATGATGCGCCGGCGCTGGCAGCCGCATATGTAGGCATCGCCATGGGCGTGGCGGGGACTGACGTGGCACTGGAAACTGCGGACGTGGCGCTGATGGGCGATGACCTGTCCCGGTTGCCTTACCTCATCCGTTTCAGTCGCCGTACTTCGGGAATTATTTTGCAAAATCTCGCGCTGTCCACAGTCGTGATTAGCACGCTTGTCGTTGGTGCAGTGAGTGGCTATTTCACGCTGCCCATCGCGGTGCTGGCTCATGAAATCAGTGAGTTTGTGGTGATTGCGAGCGGGTTGCGCATGTTGCGGGCCTGA
- a CDS encoding DUF302 domain-containing protein, with protein sequence MSFDDAIVHVTQALQGEGFGILADIDVAGTMKKKLNQDMPPYRILGACNPPLAHRALESEPSIGLLLPCNVVVRQDGAGAVHVEFMDPNAVLELVNKPEINALATEVRQRLERVMRVL encoded by the coding sequence ATGTCGTTCGACGACGCGATTGTGCATGTGACCCAAGCGCTTCAGGGCGAGGGGTTTGGCATACTCGCCGATATCGACGTCGCGGGCACAATGAAGAAGAAACTCAACCAGGATATGCCCCCCTACCGGATACTGGGCGCATGCAATCCACCCTTGGCGCATCGCGCCCTGGAAAGCGAACCGTCCATCGGCTTGCTTCTGCCCTGCAATGTAGTGGTGCGGCAGGATGGGGCTGGCGCGGTTCATGTGGAATTCATGGACCCGAATGCAGTACTTGAACTAGTGAATAAACCCGAGATTAATGCGTTGGCGACCGAGGTCAGGCAACGGCTGGAGCGCGTGATGCGTGTGCTCTAA
- a CDS encoding SHOCT domain-containing protein, with amino-acid sequence MWMDYEGYGMGWHWLGWLSMAFFWLIPILLVLAVVKYLMGDRRSNAPDGERKSPALTVLEERYARGEINREEYLQKREDLKRG; translated from the coding sequence ATGTGGATGGATTATGAAGGTTACGGCATGGGTTGGCATTGGTTGGGATGGTTAAGCATGGCGTTTTTCTGGCTGATTCCTATACTGCTGGTGCTGGCGGTGGTGAAGTATCTGATGGGTGATCGTCGCTCGAATGCGCCTGATGGTGAAAGAAAGTCTCCGGCGCTGACTGTCCTGGAAGAAAGGTATGCTCGGGGAGAAATTAATCGCGAAGAGTACTTACAAAAACGTGAAGACTTGAAGCGAGGTTGA